A genomic window from Nicotiana sylvestris chromosome 11, ASM39365v2, whole genome shotgun sequence includes:
- the LOC104227400 gene encoding cytochrome c oxidase subunit 2, with protein sequence MKSLFFLGGAEQSKNEPNQMIVLEWLFLTIAPCDAAEPWQLGSQDAATPIMQGITDLHHDVFFFVILILVFVSWILGRALWHFHYKKNPIPQRIVHGTTIEILRTIFPSIIPMFIAIPSFALLYSMDEVVVDPAITIKAIGHQWYRTYEYSDYNSSDEQSLTFDSYTIPEDDPELGQSRLLEVDNRVVVPAKSYIRFIVTSADVPHSWAVPSLGVKCDAVPGRLNQTSISVQREGVYYGQCSEICGTNHAFMPIVVEAVPRKDYGSRVSNQLIPQTGEA encoded by the exons ATGAAGTCTCTCTTTTTTTTGGGGGGAGCAGAGCAGTCAAAGAATGAACCAAACCAAATGATTGTTCTAGAATGGCTATTCCTCACAATTGCTCCTTGTGATGCAGCGGAACCATGGCAATTAGGATCTCAAGACGCAGCAACACCTATAATGCAAGGAATAACAGACTTACATCACGATGTCTTTTTCTTCGTTATTCTGATTTTGGTTTTCGTATCATGGATCTTGGGTCGCGCTTTATGGCATTTCCACTATAAAAAAAATCCAATCCCGCAAAGGATTGTTCATGGAACTACTATCGAGATTCTTCGGACCATATTTCCTAGTATCATCCCTATGTTCATTGCTATACCATCATTTGCTCTGTTATACTCAATGGACGAGGTAGTAGTAGATCCAGCCATTACTATAAAAGCTATTGGACATCAATGGTATCGGA CTTATGAGTATTCGGACTATAACAGTTCCGATGAACAGTCACTCACTTTTGACAGTTATACGATTCCAGAAGATGATCCAGAATTGGGTCAATCACGTTTATTAGAAGTCGACAATAGAGTGGTTGTACCAGCAAAAAGTTATATACGTTTTATTGTAACATCTGCTGATGTACCTCATAGTTGGGCTGTACCTTCCTTAGGTGTCAAATGTGATGCTGTACCTGGTCGTTTAAATCAGACCTCTATTTCGGTACAACGAGAAGGAGTTTACTATGGTCAGTGCAGTGAGATTTGTGGAACTAATCATGCCTTTATGCCTATCGTCGTAGAAGCTGTTCCTAGGAAAGATTATGGGTCTCGGGTATCCAATCAATTAATCCCACAAACCGGGGAAGCTTAA